The following are from one region of the Haemophilus parainfluenzae genome:
- the accB gene encoding acetyl-CoA carboxylase biotin carboxyl carrier protein: MDIRKIKKLIELVEESGITELEVQEEEGTVRISRAAPAVAPAAIQYAAAPVAPVAAPAAAPAPAAAAPAEAPAAEVSGYQVRSPMVGTFYRSPSPEAKAFVEVGQTVKVGDALCIVEAMKMMNRIEADKAGVVKAILVNDGEAVEFDQPLIVIE; encoded by the coding sequence ATGGACATTCGTAAAATCAAAAAACTGATTGAATTAGTAGAAGAATCGGGCATCACTGAATTAGAAGTGCAAGAAGAAGAAGGTACAGTACGTATTAGTCGTGCGGCACCAGCCGTTGCACCTGCGGCAATTCAATATGCAGCAGCACCTGTTGCACCGGTTGCGGCTCCTGCTGCTGCACCAGCACCTGCAGCGGCTGCACCAGCGGAAGCGCCGGCAGCTGAAGTGTCAGGATACCAAGTGCGTTCACCAATGGTAGGTACATTCTATCGTAGCCCAAGCCCAGAAGCGAAAGCTTTTGTGGAAGTGGGACAAACAGTCAAAGTAGGCGATGCGCTTTGTATCGTTGAAGCAATGAAAATGATGAACCGTATCGAAGCTGATAAAGCTGGTGTGGTTAAAGCAATCTTAGTAAATGATGGCGAAGCGGTTGAATTTGATCAACCATTGATCGTTATCGAATAA
- the accC gene encoding acetyl-CoA carboxylase biotin carboxylase subunit yields the protein MLEKVVIANRGEIALRILRACKELGIKTVAVHSTADRDLKHVLLADETVCIGPAPSVKSYLNIPAIIAAAEVTGADAIHPGYGFLSENADFAEQVERSGFIFIGPTADVIRLMGDKVSAIKAMKKAGVPCVPGSDGPVGSDIAKNKEIAKRIGYPIIIKASGGGGGRGMRVVRSEDALEESIAMTKAEAKAAFNNDMVYMEKYLENPRHIEIQVLADTHGNAIYLAERDCSMQRRHQKVVEEAPAPGITEEVRRDIGSRCAKACVEIGYRGAGTFEFLYENGEFYFIEMNTRIQVEHPVTEMITGVDLVKEQLRIAAGLPLSYKQEDIKVKGHAIECRINAEDPKTFLPSPGKVVHLHSPGGLGVRWDSHVYGGYTVPPHYDSMIAKLITYGDTRDVAIRRMQNALSETIIDGIKTNIPLHEIILEDENFQKGGANIHYLEKKLGMYD from the coding sequence ATGTTAGAAAAAGTTGTGATTGCTAACCGTGGTGAAATTGCACTGCGTATTTTGCGTGCCTGTAAAGAATTAGGCATTAAAACCGTGGCGGTTCACTCTACCGCTGACCGTGATTTAAAACACGTATTACTTGCAGATGAAACAGTTTGTATCGGACCTGCGCCATCTGTAAAAAGTTATTTAAATATTCCTGCTATTATTGCTGCAGCAGAAGTAACAGGTGCGGATGCGATTCACCCTGGTTATGGTTTCCTTTCTGAAAACGCGGATTTTGCAGAGCAAGTTGAGCGTTCTGGTTTTATCTTTATTGGTCCAACTGCAGACGTTATTCGTTTGATGGGGGATAAAGTTTCTGCGATTAAAGCAATGAAAAAAGCGGGCGTGCCTTGCGTACCTGGTTCAGATGGCCCAGTAGGTAGCGATATCGCGAAAAATAAAGAAATTGCAAAACGTATTGGCTATCCAATTATTATCAAGGCGTCTGGCGGTGGCGGTGGTCGTGGTATGCGCGTGGTACGTAGTGAAGATGCACTTGAAGAATCCATTGCGATGACAAAAGCAGAAGCAAAAGCAGCGTTTAACAATGATATGGTTTACATGGAAAAATATTTAGAAAATCCACGCCATATTGAAATTCAAGTTTTAGCGGATACACACGGTAACGCAATCTATCTTGCAGAGCGTGATTGTTCTATGCAGCGCCGTCACCAAAAAGTGGTGGAAGAAGCACCCGCACCAGGTATTACCGAAGAAGTTCGTCGTGATATTGGTTCTCGTTGTGCGAAGGCTTGTGTTGAAATTGGCTATCGCGGTGCAGGTACATTTGAATTCTTATATGAAAATGGTGAGTTCTATTTCATCGAAATGAATACTCGTATTCAAGTCGAACACCCAGTAACAGAAATGATTACTGGTGTGGATTTGGTGAAAGAACAATTGCGTATTGCGGCTGGTTTACCACTTTCTTATAAACAAGAAGATATTAAAGTGAAAGGTCATGCAATTGAATGTCGTATCAATGCAGAAGATCCAAAAACATTCTTACCATCTCCAGGTAAAGTGGTACACTTGCACTCACCAGGTGGTTTAGGCGTTCGTTGGGATTCTCATGTGTATGGTGGTTATACCGTTCCTCCGCATTATGATTCTATGATCGCAAAATTAATCACATACGGTGATACTCGTGATGTAGCAATCCGTCGTATGCAAAATGCATTATCAGAAACGATCATTGACGGTATCAAAACCAATATCCCTCTTCATGAAATTATTCTTGAAGATGAAAACTTCCAAAAAGGTGGTGCCAATATCCACTACTTAGAGAAGAAATTAGGGATGTATGATTAA
- a CDS encoding transferrin-binding protein-like solute binding protein → MKFNLSKLSLTILATVTLAACGSSGGSNTQPVNQAKPTEQVKTTEQVKTTEAVKPAEQVKPTEQVKPTEAVKPAEQPKPAEQPKSEEQMILSRVGFEVNKETRVVTTIERQIHSDNNVNLVNVEGKAIEIIPSGYYERPGFIGTNEKEVLQADYPELRSISGKNYKNIRWGKFTEPTLGSDYYVAFGVNPTTEMPQSGTANYTGNGMHVEKLADGLDSNLSFVKLTANFADKTLNGTISLAKTGFKDELVLNGIAGGALPPHLHFDDVSLSAKIQGNKFSGISEKGVHAEGGFYGKDAEEVAGTYKGKDAMGVFGARKN, encoded by the coding sequence ATGAAATTTAATCTCTCTAAATTAAGCTTAACAATTCTTGCAACTGTAACGTTAGCCGCCTGTGGAAGTAGTGGTGGTAGCAATACTCAACCAGTAAACCAAGCAAAACCAACTGAGCAAGTAAAAACAACTGAGCAAGTAAAAACAACTGAGGCAGTGAAGCCAGCTGAGCAAGTGAAACCAACTGAGCAAGTAAAACCAACTGAGGCAGTGAAGCCAGCTGAGCAACCAAAACCAGCTGAGCAACCAAAATCTGAAGAGCAAATGATTCTTAGTCGAGTAGGATTTGAAGTTAATAAAGAAACTAGAGTAGTTACCACAATTGAAAGACAAATACATAGTGACAATAACGTGAATCTTGTTAATGTTGAAGGTAAAGCAATTGAAATTATTCCATCAGGGTATTACGAACGTCCCGGATTCATTGGAACTAATGAGAAAGAAGTTCTACAGGCTGATTATCCTGAATTGCGTTCTATTAGTGGTAAAAACTATAAAAATATTCGTTGGGGAAAATTTACAGAGCCTACTTTAGGTTCTGATTATTATGTCGCATTTGGTGTAAATCCAACAACAGAAATGCCACAATCAGGTACAGCAAATTATACTGGAAATGGTATGCATGTAGAGAAGCTGGCTGATGGCTTAGATTCTAATTTATCATTTGTAAAATTAACGGCTAATTTCGCAGATAAAACATTAAATGGAACAATTTCTTTAGCAAAAACAGGCTTTAAAGATGAACTTGTATTAAATGGTATTGCTGGGGGAGCTCTTCCTCCTCATCTACATTTCGATGATGTTTCCTTATCTGCCAAAATTCAAGGCAATAAATTTAGTGGAATAAGCGAGAAAGGTGTTCATGCCGAAGGTGGGTTCTACGGAAAAGATGCTGAAGAAGTCGCAGGAACTTACAAAGGAAAAGATGCTATGGGTG